The DNA sequence AGTGCTTGTCTTTTCTCTTACAGGCTTTGGCAGAGTAAGGAGTTCCGGAAGCTGTGGAAAGGTTGCCTGTAATATGTGGCACATCTGTACTCAAACTTAGTGCAGTGCTCTGTGAGGAAGACAATAAGGTCCTTTTACCTGCTTGCATGCTAGAGCAGTGACTTGACTTTTGTGTTCAGACTCCCCTAGCGGTTTCTACTCACCAACAACAGACAATGGTGGCTTCTTTCATCCTTGGGTTTCCAAAAACAATAAGCAAGTTGCTTTCTTTGTTCTCATTGCTCCACAACACTGAAGAGCACCGGGAAAAggtttccttctccttcctagcTTCTTTTGCTCCCGGGTTCTCATGGCAGAAGAGAGAAGTGTGTATGCAGGTGAGCAGGGCTGAGCAAGGGCAGAGCCTCTTAGATTTTGGATTCTACTTTTAGGGCCTGAGAGGAAGGAGCATTTTTAGGCACTGCTGTCGCCAGTGCAGCCATGCCTACAGTTATGTCCTCTGAACCAGCGGCCCCTGCTGCCAGCTGTTTGTCAGAATGAAAACACACTCTCCTGCTTATTTAAAGTAGTCCAGTTTAGGGGTGTTTCCCTCGGGGAAGGATTTCCATTCATTGAACAGTTCTTTACCAATAGGGGACTTATTTCATCTGTCAAGGGATCTTATTCCTAGGTTTTCCTCTAAGTTTGGTCATCTTAAGTTGTAGAACCGCAAATTAAATCCCTGTCCAGAAGTGTCTACTGCTCACCTGTATGTGTGGTGCCAAGGACTGAGTGCCAAGGCTTTGACTCTCCAAAAGCATGTGACATGTAACTACTTCTAGATTCTGTAGATTTATGACAGGAGCTTGCAATGAGGTAAAGCTATGCTCCTAGTGTAAATGGCTGGATTCCTGGATTCTGGGTTAGAGGGAGGCAGACATACCCAGCACTGTGTCCTCTCTGAGAGCCACAGTAATCCAGTCAGCTTTTCATATAAAACCCAATGCTAGCAGGAATCCCTGCCCTCCGAGGaaaaacataaaactgaaaaaagcACCCAAATCTCAAATTCTCTAGCTGAAATACAAAGGAGGGATAAAGGCAGGAAAGGAACCCAGAGTCCAAGAATACTTATTTCCAAACGCTCAAGTTTGGGCGTATGGAGACTACACGTTAAAGTGAAGCAGTCAGCGGACTTTTACTAAAAACGGTTACTACAAATGTGTGGTCTGCAGATGCAGGTGGTGTAGGCTTGCTGTGTGGGTGACAGAAGGACactcatgtcacttcctgggatgtgGTCTTCCAGAACAGTGAACACAGCCAGGTCTAGTCTGCACTTGTTACATTCTGGAAAATTCAGGTGAACTTAGATCTGTGCAAAGCTGTCTCAGTTTATTTGTAAGATGAGTCATTGTTCAGATTCATCTTGATTGTGGGCTTGATGGAGAAGAGAGTACAGGATTAATTAGTAAGGCTCACCTCTGGATGTGTTCTCTGAGGCCATTTCCAAAGAGGATTAACCAAGGGTAGAATCCACTCTCTGAATGTGTGCGGGCAGCACCATGCCATAGGCCGAGGGGGAGGCAGATaaaataaaaggggggggggggagccacaTGTAGGCGTTCTCTTTCcgtgcttcctggctgccatgtgtCCTTCCATCAGCCTGCTCTGCGTCACCACAGCCCAGGTCTCAGGTCACTACAAACTAGCTTCTGCCCACATGAATAGCCTGTGGCTCACTCAGAGTCACCTGACAGTCCTGTGCATTGCAGCAATGGCATGCAGGTCATCCAGcactctaaattttaaaaaaaccctAGTTTGTATCATGTACAAATTTGTGTTCTGAATATTCCCACAGTGGCTGAGTCCAAAATACCAATTAAGAATAACAGAAAATCCCTGCAGATTTAGCCATCAGTTTACTAGGAGCTAGATCCAGGAAGCCACCAGTTAATGTGGGACATCTAGCCCTATCCTCTGAGTGTCACTTAGGTTCCCCAAATCACTGTGACAATGGGAAAAAACAGGTTTCCAGAACACCCTATCAGAGGCACTATTGGCCCATTGGGAACCAGTGCATTCATTCTCCTGTGGAGGCAGTTGTGGTATAAGTGATGTCACAGATACTGGCACATGACCTGAGCAGGCTGGTGTGAGACTCAGCCTGCATGTACCACCTCCTGCTGCTTTTCTGGCTGTAGAGGGAGAAGTGAACAGGCACAACTGGAACCACAGTGCTGGTGCAAGCCTGCACCGCTAACCTGAGGAGGGAGCCCCGGGGGCCTTACATGTCTCAGCTTGAGGACACACCAGTCCCATCCTGCCTTTCTCAGCCTGGGTCAGAACACAGGAACATGGCTCTGATGAAGGGATTCACACCCCAGAGTTTCCCTGCCCGAGTCCATTGCCATTTTTGTCAGCTCAGCCCCTCACCTGTGAAGCTAATGGCACAATCTCTTCAGCaagtccccctttcttaataccAGCCTGGCTATGTCGTATGGATCACAAAGTTGGGATAGCGAGCAGACTACAGGCTGGACAAGTAGAGTCAAGTCCCAAGGCTCTGGGAAAATTGAAAACAAGTTGTGCAGATCGTCCTAAATACTAAAAGGCACACAGGTCAGCCTGGTGGCTTCACTTAAGTAGGATGTTTGGTCTGAGACTTATGCTGCATGGGACCAAGGgatcttttctttcttgctcAGTGCACACTTGACTCCGAAGTGACTCTCAGAGTGGGTGGAGAGTTCTTCTTTGACCCTCAGCCCACAGATGCCCCTCAAAACCTCGTGTTGATTGCTGGAGGGGTCGGGATTAACCCCCTGCTTTCCATCCTGCGCCACTCAGCAGATCTCCACCGAGACCAAGCAGACAAAGGAAGTCGCTGTGAGATAGGAACAATAAAACTGTtctacagtgcaaagaacaccaGTGAACTCCTGTTTAAGGTAAGGTGGGGGCCATGTTTTCATGGTGCTGTAGCAAGTGTGTGAAATTGTATATAGTCCATAAACAACAGGGGATGTGAAATGATAAGTGCAGAGGGCACTACCGAGCCTTAGGGTACACGAGAGCTCAGGACAGGAGGAGAGAGGTATATGTgtgggcatgggggggggggggtgatcaaccaaaataaaatgtgtataaaaatgcCGTgacgagccgggcagtggtagcacatgccttcaatcccagcactcgggagacagaggcagaccgatctttgtgagtttgaggccagcctggtctacagatcgagatctaaaacaggcaccaaaactacacagagaaaccctgtcttgaaaaacaaaacaaaacaaaacaaaaaaatgccatGACAAAAACCATTACTTTGTATGCCAATTAAACAATGAAAAATCATACAGGTATATAGGACAAGAAAGATGTGAAACTGCCTAGGGGATTGAATGGGAGTAAAAGGAGGAGGATGGGGTGAATATGTACAAAGTGCATGATGTACTCCAATGAAAGTGTCTTTATGAGCCCATCACTTAACAATATatgccaataaaaataaataaacatgtaaataaatggggaaattttttcttctgttaggttcagatttctctgcaaaggtTCAAATAAAAGGATTAGCAAGGCTTAATCTCAAATGAGAATTAACAGACACATTTCACCTAGGGCAGTTAAAAATGTTTCCAGTTCATTGGCAGGAGAAGATGAGTCTTGGTGGgcatcttagttatttttctattactatgatataacactatgaccaaggtaacctataaaggaaatcatttaacaTAGGGGTTCTGGTTTCAGAGGGTTGGCGTCCATGACCATcgtggcaacaggcaggcaggcatggtgctgaagcagtagctgcaggctcacatcttgagacacaagcaggaggcagagagggttaACTGGGAATGGGATGACTCTTTTGAAgccacaaagcccacccccaatgacacacgtctaacaaggccatacttctaatccttcccaaacagttccaacaactggggaccaagtattgaaactatgagcctatggggcccattctcattcagaccaccacagtgggATAGAATCTAGAAGTTAGTGGAACAGAAAAGTCActagggccaggcatggtgtctcACATCTGTAACCCCGGTCCTTGACATGTGAGGCTGGAAGATCAGGCATTCGTGGccaacttcagctacatagcaaattcaaggccagcctggaccacatgagactgtctcaaaaaccaggaggatgaggaggtgatggtggagggagaggtagtggtggtggttttgAGACATTAGCCcttactggcctggaatttgttatgtagaccagactgcgcttgaactcatagagagtcACTTGTCTCtgactgctgagtgctgggattaaaggcttccaTTCTACCACCTTACCCAGCTATGGTTtgatggtttgattttttttttaattgtagtttgACCTTTGTTTGACATTCCAGAAAAATATCCTCGATTTAGTAAACGAATTTCCTGAGAAGATTACTTGCAGTTTGCATGTTACAAAACAGATGACACAAATCAGTGCAGAACTTAAGCCATACATCACAGGTGAGTCCTCTAAAGAAGTCTTGACTAGTCATGCTGTTATTGGATAGACAGGCCAATTGGTTAAGCATAGATGTTTTACAGTTAGGAATCATCTGCTGGGAATGTCATTCCCAGGGGAATTGAGGTGGTTCATATAGAAATACTTACTTGGGTTTGCTTATTATAGATAAGTTTTGTACTGCCtgtattaaaattgtatttttcacAATTTTTAGTAGACCCTGGCATCATAACTATagtatacaaacaaacaaataaattatactCCTGCTTTGGTTGAATCAGTTCCATttgccattaatagttatttaaaTTACTCAGATTCTCTATTTGGAAGGATGCCTTaaagtttttttatttactttttgttttgtggttttagttttcttgagataaggtcttactgtgtagccttggctggcctgaaactcatgaaGATCCACCTGCGTTTCCCCTCCAAATGTTGAGACTAAAAGTTTGAGTCACCACATCCAgtaaagttattttaattttttttttcatttggaaataggatttattattcaatttctccTGTTTTCCATTATGCTACAAAGAAAgtatgtttacaatctgaaaagaagaCAATACTTTACTGATGTAATGTTTTACCTAATCTTATTTGAGCATCAATGAGACAGCTATGTTGGAAATATCTGTGTTGTGCAATGCTGTAACCTCATCTTGATCACCATAGGAAGAtggacaaaagtagaccccacaaagttgtcttcttgTCTCCACATATCTGTCATGGCCTAAAACCCATAGTCACattacacaaacacatattttttttttttttaaataaatctcatGGCATTACgttatctggcatctctggataattccctTAGAAGGCAATACTTCAAGATATTATGTGAAATGGATAACTGATaaggacatgaagatgcatggaactacaaatgatatatacatatccataGTACATCAGTTATATTGTGAAATATACAGTTGATTGCCGATTATGCTACTTCATTACATTTCTTCTAGATAGATGAAAAATGTTtctttgaatacacacatgatgtatttaatatttcttatattctcttctattaagcattttaacattaacgttctttttttttttttttggtttttcgagacagggtttctctgtgtagctttgcgcctttcctggaactcacttggtagtccaggttggcctcgaactcacagagatccgcctggctctgcctccaaagtgctgggattaaaggcgtgcgccaccaccgcctggcaacatTAACGTCTTAATATGTGTTGACAAAACATCAAATGTTGGGAGCACGTCATACACCCTTAGacttgtactcaggagactgacacatgaggatcatgaattcaaatcTATCTTTGACTAATTACTAACAATCAAGCCAGGCTGAATGACAAACAACATTTCAAGGGaatctgggaaaaaaaatatggaaaataaaactAGTAACAAAAACCTACCACCCTTTCACAGACACACCAACTTGAAAAGAATGATCACACACTGCctaatatttaaatacaaatgtaCCATTTAGATGATGGCCATCCCATTGTATACATTGAAGCAGAAAAATACCTCTACTAAGTGAAAGCAAACTAGaagatgaacaaaagccacagaaggaataaAAGGACCaaaaaataaacttcactaaATGGGTTtgccacacatatagcacactttAATATCCACCTTAAatgttgcaaaatagaagccacaATGTGAACTTCACAATAGTCTTTAGAACCCAGTAgagctgcataagaggatgattggaccatgggcctgggtaccagatgtttagaagggtctgcacttggtgTATCTAGCAAGaggaaggtcttttgccttgccccttggcattgttataaaaagccttttgaataaagttctgggccagtggataaggattcaggccctcccaaggctatcctgtgtttcttttttctctcctctccatccttctatctaaatctcttatccctcactcctcaagaatACCCTTGGATAAAAGGTGGGGGTAGGTACCCACAGTGAACTTGATTAATAATTTACTTACTTCAAGGCTATGATGAAAAAGAGatgaaacagccgggcggtggtggcgcacgcctttaatcccagcactcgggaggcagagccaggcggatctctgtgagttcgaggccagcctggtctaccaagtgagttccaggaaaggcgcaaagctacacagagaaaccctgtctcgaaaaaccaaaaaaaaaaaaaaaaaaaaaaaaaaaaagagagagatgaaacAAGTTTTTTTCTTGAAACTGAAGACAAATGTGATATCTAAAGTCTTTACCATATCATTTACATGAATAGGGTTTTTCTCTTTTATGAGTTCCTCCCAATTTCCGGTTATCAAGATGATATAAGAAAAAGCTTTAGAATATTTacagggctagagacatggccaaACCCTTAATATAAGTTTACTCCCAGGACCAAGGTCAGGCTTTTTATGACTTCTAGTAATTCCTGCTACAAAAAGCTCCAAGGGTCTAACCTGTTTGGCAGCCagaatgtacatgcacatacccacacaaagacacactgacattgcataattaaaattaaaacaaatctttaaactaattttcaCTCATGAATGTTTTTTCTCTTGTAATTCTTGTAACACAGGTGTTGAGGCATCTAAAGGCTTACAGGGTTTCCCTCCATCATGAATTGGTTCCTGTAACAGAAAGTAAGAATGTAGGCTTGAAGTCAGATAAATCAATCATTCTCAGTCTGTGATATCATGTTTGAAGATTTAgaaaatgctgccctgctggaaGAAATGTTTCACTGGGGTTTGGCCTGAGAGTTTACATCTGCACACCATTTTCAATTTACACTTTCTCCTTCATGCTGCAGGTTAAGGATGTGAATTTTTAGCTTCCTACTTTAGCTGCCGTGTCtgacacttgtttccatgccACTTTCATAGTGATCCTGTATCGCTCTGGAACCCAGGGACAAATTAAACACTTTTGTAAGCAAATATAGACATGATGttatatcacagcaacagaaaaggcacTAATATACATGCAGGAAGTTTTACACCTGGATTCATTATCTCATGTAATTGAGGAGAAGTATAAAATCTAAAAGGGTTAccttattatttaaattcatagGCCTTTTGTCCATGTGAGCTTGcaggtgtaaacaaaataaagagggGTATCATATTGCTTGAACCAGTTGTTGACATTTGTCAGATTGTTTCCTTCAGAATAAATAATCTTGTGTAATGTAAGTGGGTTGGCTAAAAATATTACCAAATTTTTTATATTCAGATTCCCTTCAGCGTGAGTTTTTTTCAGATCCTCAAAATCTAATGCTATATTCAAAGGCTTTAACAGACCAATTACACACTAAAAGTTATTCATGTAGGGTTTCACTCATTGTATGTgttctttttatgtatttgaagatgaccttgtTGTGCagaggctttaccacattgatatcattcatagggtttctctcctgtatgtgtttctttatgtatttggagTCTACTATGACATGTAAAGGCTTCACTATATTGAATACCTGCATAGAGTTTCTTTCCAATATtaattctttcatgcctttgaagtcAACTATGATATGCAAATGCTTTAACACATTCAGTATATTCAGAAGTTTGCTCTCctgtatgacttctttcatgcctgaaAGGATAATTGGCACATTTAAAAGCTGTAACACATTCATTACGCTGTTgaatctttatatctgtataagttaattttacaatttgatCTAAATGTAAAGAGGAGTTAGATCTTAAGGTTTTATCACGTTGCTTACACTCATGTTGTTTCCCTTCATTAAAGATTGTTTTGCATATTTGAAGATGCCTGTAATGGTAAGAGCCATTATTACCTGGCTCACATTTATggcatctttcttcttttcttttttttttctttttttttttaagatttatttatttattatgtatacagcatgtatgactgcagaccagaagagggcatcagatctcattacagatggttgtgagccacctgtggttgctgggaattgaactcaggacctctggaagagcagtcagtgctcttaacctctgagccatctctccagccccagcatcttTTTTCTATGagatttttcacatatttgaagagaactggtAGAATTCAGACCTTTACCCCACTTATTCCATTGATAAATTTCCTATACTGTGAGTCATACTACATTTGCAAAGTGAACCAGGACAAACAGAAGTATTTACACATTACTAGTACTCATAGGGCTTTTCTGCAGTGTGTTTGTTGATGTATTCCCATTGAAGCTGGAAAACTGATTACTTGTAAACTTGAATTACATTCAACAAATCTACTCAACGTAAGTACTACATATCTTCTAATTGTTCTGAGATGGAGAGGTACATTGCTTCTTTCTATATCCCTGTGCTCGTAtggcttgtatccagagtgacatatgatGTATCTTCCATATCtttgagaactttgacaatgttcttcaactttATGATCTTCCCAATTGTAGCCTATATCAATGAGGTTCATATAGGTCTCCAATATCACATCTCTGTagaaattcttctgggaaggatccagcaatgcccactcttcctgagtgaagttgacatgcacatcgTTATAGGTCACTACATCCATGGTGCTGCTACTGAGCTGACTCACTTTCTCCGCAATGGAGCCCAAGCCACAGCACATGTGACAActtctgttattttatttatttttttcctttcatttttctttattaagaaattttctactcactccacatactatccacagatcccccctcctccctcctccctcctcactcttcccactccccttctgttattttaaattagtgtgtgtgtgtgtgtgtgtgtgtgtttgtctttgtgtttGCAGTGATgtatgaagatcagaggacaacatttaacatttgggagttggttctctctttctatctgttagtctcagggatcaagctcaggtcatcagtcttggtagAAGAGTCTTtgcatgctgagccatcttgccatcctgaaagaattttattttatttttttaaataaaatagccATTTACTTTGCTGAAGGCAGTTTTCATCTCTATAATGCAAGTGAGCTTGTGGACTCTCTCTAAAGAGCAGTTGGGGACGAGCCTTCTGCTTTGCTTGCTGTAGGCCTGAGAAGCCTGGAGAGTCCAAGCTCACAGTGCTGCAGGTGAACAGTGTGGTTGATGAGCTCACAGTGTTGCAGGTGAACAGTGTAGTTGGTCAGCTCACAGTGCTGCAGGTGAACAGTGTGGTTGGTCAGCTCACAGGGCTGCAGGTGAACAGTGTGGTTGGTCAGCTCACAGTGCTGCAGGTGAACAGTGTAGTTGGTCAGCTCACAGTGCTGCAGGTGAACAGTGTGGTTGGTCAGCTCACAGGGCTGCAGGTGAACAGTGTGGTTGGTCAGCTCACAGGGCTGCAGGTGAACAGTGTGGTTGGTCAGCTCACAGTGCTGCAGGTGAACAGTGTGGTTGATGAGCTCACAGTGCTGC is a window from the Peromyscus eremicus chromosome 9, PerEre_H2_v1, whole genome shotgun sequence genome containing:
- the LOC131919801 gene encoding zinc finger protein 431-like — encoded protein: MCCGLGSIAEKVSQLSSSTMDVVTYNDVHVNFTQEEWALLDPSQKNFYRDVILETYMNLIDIGYNWEDHKVEEHCQSSQRYGRYIICHSGYKPYEHRDIERSNVPLHLRTIRRYVVLTLSRFVECNSSLQVISFPASMGIHQQTHCRKAL